A window of Desulfurellaceae bacterium genomic DNA:
AGGTCGAGCGCGGCCGAGCGGGTCAGGCCGATGATGCCGGCCTTGGCCGCGCCGTAGGGCGCCAGGTTGATGGGTCCCATCAGGCCGGCCACGGACGCGATATTGACAATCCGGCCGTACTCCTGCTTGGCCATTTCCCGGGCCGCAGTCTGGGCGCAGTAGAACGAACCGGACAGGTGGATATTGATATGGCGCTGCCAGTTTTCCTTGCTGACTTCCAGGAAACGCTGGCCTTTGCCGATGCCGGCATTGTTGACCAGAATGTCGATCTTGCCCAATGCCTCGACCGTGGCCTCAACGAGCGCCTGGACCTGGTCGTAGTCACTCACGTCGGTGTGGTGGACAGAGGCCCGACGCCCGAGCTGGCGGATGTCCTCGGCCGTGGCCTGGGCGGTTTCCATATTCAGGTCGGCTATGGCAATATCCGCCCCTT
This region includes:
- a CDS encoding SDR family oxidoreductase; its protein translation is METAQATAEDIRQLGRRASVHHTDVSDYDQVQALVEATVEALGKIDILVNNAGIGKGQRFLEVSKENWQRHINIHLSGSFYCAQTAAREMAKQEYGRIVNIASVAGLMGPINLAPYGAAKAGIIGLTRSAALDLADYGITVNAIAPGPIETELLKTWPPHALRERAQHMPIARLGQVEEIAHAALFLASPDSSFITGTVLVVDGGGVAAGSYMVEKYRQRKQHENG